GGGCCTCGGAGGCGCCCACAACCGGCTTCCGTGGGTTCACGCTGGCCCTCACGGTGTCCCAGCCCGGCACCGTCGACAGCCTCATCGGCACCGCCCTCGACGCCGGCGCCACGCCGCTGAAGCCGGTCGCGAAGTCGCTCTGGGGCTACGGCGGTGTCGTCCAGGCCCCGGACGGGACGATCTGGAAGGTCGCGACCTCGGCGAAGAAGGACACCGGCCCGGCCACCCGGCAGATCGACGAGATCGTGCTCCTGCTGGGAGTCGCGGACGTGACCGCGAGCAAGCGGTTCTACGTAGACCAGGGCCTCGCCGTGGCGAAGAGCTTCGGCCGCATGTACGTCGAGTTCGCGGCCGGGACGAGTCCCGTCAAGCTGGCGCTGTACAGGCGCCGTGCCCTGGCCAAGGAGGTCGGTGTCTCTCCCGACGGCACCGGATCGCACCGGCTCATGATCGGCGGCGATGCCGGGTCTTTCACCGACCCGGACGGGTTTGCGTGGGAGGCCACGTCGCCGGCAGCCACGCGCTGATGTGTCACTGCTGCCCGCCCTGCCCGGTGGCCGAACGCGAGACGGCCGCCGGGCTCGGGGCGGCCCCGCTGAACAGACCGATGACCGACACCAAGTGACTGGAGGAAGCATGACGGACGCACCGCCACGTGGACTTGAGGAAAGGCTGCGGGACACTCGTGCGAGGCTGGAGAGCGACGTCGATCTCTGGGTCGCGACGTCGGGCTCCGAGGACGGCGTCCACCTCATCCCGCTCTCGTACCTCTGGGACGGGACCGCGTTCCTCATCTCGACGCCGCGTGCCTCGGTCACCGGCCGCAACCTGCTGGCGGACGGCCGGGTGCGACTCAGCCTCGGGCCGACCCGCGACGTCGTCATCGTCGTCGGCACCGCCGAGCCCGTGGACATCGCCGACCTCGGCCCCAAGACGGGCGACACGTTCGCGACCAAGACCGGTTTCGACCCGCGCGAACTCGACGAGCCCTATCAGTACTTCCTGATCCGGCCGCAGCGCATCCAGGCCTGGCGCGAGGCGAACGAGCTGCGGGGACGCGACCTCATGCGCGACGGCCACTGGCTCGGCTGACCGCCGCACGGAAATCATCCCGGAGCCGCCGCAGCGCCGCCGGGCGGTGGCCGAGACGTGGGCGAAGGCTTCGGTCAGGGCTCCGGCGCGCAGGCGACCACGGTGACGTTGATCACCGGCGACCGCGGCGATCTGGACGCCGAGGGCAGGGTGACCCGGGTGCGGCCCGTCTCGCGCGCCGGGTCGCACCCATGCCCACCCGGCCGCGAGCAACCACGACCACCGCTCACCGAGCGTCGAGCGGGGGCGCCGAGGCCGGGGCGTACTCGAACCAGTCGAAGGCGACCGTGCCCTCGGTGGCGTACATGCCGATAACGCGGCCGGTGAAGCCGCAGGCGACCTCGGTGGACAGGTAGCGCCCGTCCAGTTCGACGAGTGGCTGGGCGTCCGAGGCGTCGGGATCGCCAACCCAGAAGGCGATGGTGTCAGGGCCGGTGGTCCCGCCATCGGTGAGTTCGGGCGACGCGGGCACAAGGTCGTTCGTCCGGATCGCGACGGTGAGGGTCAGCGGCCCGGACGGGACCGGTCGGCTGGCCACGGTCTGGCGCAGCGGACCGATCCGGGCGACGACGCCGGCCTCTCCGTTCCCGACCTCCAGTTCGTAGTGGTGGGCTTCGTCCAGGCGCACGCAGAGGCCGCCGCGTCCCGTACCCGGGTCGATCGCTGCGGTGACGCGGCAGTCGTGGTGTTGCTGGCGGCGGCCGACGAAGGTGTACCCGGGGCGGTCGAGGGTGGCGCCGGTGGCGTTGAGGGCCAGCCAGCCGGGGCG
The Streptomyces sp. CGMCC 4.7035 DNA segment above includes these coding regions:
- a CDS encoding glyoxalase, translating into MASIESVTLDVADPTAAARFHTAAFGLDTQIRLRASEAPTTGFRGFTLALTVSQPGTVDSLIGTALDAGATPLKPVAKSLWGYGGVVQAPDGTIWKVATSAKKDTGPATRQIDEIVLLLGVADVTASKRFYVDQGLAVAKSFGRMYVEFAAGTSPVKLALYRRRALAKEVGVSPDGTGSHRLMIGGDAGSFTDPDGFAWEATSPAATR
- a CDS encoding pyridoxamine 5'-phosphate oxidase family protein, with amino-acid sequence MTDAPPRGLEERLRDTRARLESDVDLWVATSGSEDGVHLIPLSYLWDGTAFLISTPRASVTGRNLLADGRVRLSLGPTRDVVIVVGTAEPVDIADLGPKTGDTFATKTGFDPRELDEPYQYFLIRPQRIQAWREANELRGRDLMRDGHWLG